A window from Drosophila willistoni isolate 14030-0811.24 chromosome XR unlocalized genomic scaffold, UCI_dwil_1.1 Seg143, whole genome shotgun sequence encodes these proteins:
- the LOC6646385 gene encoding cytosol aminopeptidase encodes MNKIRTNLLTGMFVRRLPILDFIRHSCGAEARGGKGLVIGVYQKEGDKEPKLTPSGEKVNDRLGGKLTELISETKIVGRLGRGKVFNNIDVEFRSVALVGLGLEGIGFNELEMLDEGMENVRVAAGIGARSLQEMGCTEVFVDGMDYAEQAAEGATLSIWRYTDMISKKDRPIIPKLELFDSPDMDSWTRGVFKAEAQNLARRLSDAPANCMTPTLFAQATVDALCPCGITVEIRTMDWIEQQRLNSFLMIAKGSCEPPVLMEISYCGTSPEDKPILFLAKGITFNSGGINLRPCKDMDEYRGCMSGAASAVAMMRCCAALSLPINVVCVIPLCENMPSGMACKPGDVCTLLNARSMAVRDLDKAGVVVMADPLLYGQEAYKPRLVVDVATLGEGVKKAFGGGATGIFSNSHYIWKQFQAAGSLTGDRVWRLPLWNYFKKQVTDELGYDISNDGRGLASSCLAAAVLHELVPCVDWVHLDTRGTGLLSKYGLIPYLSANRMTGRPTRTLVQFVYQMACPAEQK; translated from the coding sequence ATGAACAAGATTCGCACAAACCTATTAACTGGCATGTTCGTTCGGCGCTTGCCAATTCTGGACTTCATTCGGCATTCTTGCGGCGCTGAGGCACGCGGTGGCAAAGGTCTGGTGATCGGCGTCTATCAGAAGGAAGGCGACAAGGAACCGAAACTAACTCCGAGCGGTGAGAAGGTTAACGATCGTCTCGGCGGCAAACTAACGGAACTGATTAGTGAGACGAAAATCGTTGGGCGCCTCGGCCGTGGTAAGGTATTCAACAACATAGATGTCGAGTTCCGTAGCGTTGCTCTGGTTGGCCTCGGTCTCGAGGGAATTGGATTCAATGAACTCGAAATGCTGGATGAGGGCATGGAAAATGTCCGTGTTGCTGCTGGCATTGGTGCCCGTTCGCTGCAAGAGATGGGTTGCACCGAGGTCTTTGTCGATGGCATGGACTATGCTGAACAGGCTGCCGAAGGGGCCACGCTATCTATTTGGCGTTACACAGATATGATATCGAAAAAGGATCGTCCGATTATACCGAAATTGGAGCTTTTCGATTCACCCGATATGGACAGTTGGACACGTGGTGTGTTTAAGGCGGAGGCACAGAACTTGGCCCGACGTCTGAGCGATGCTCCTGCTAATTGTATGACTCCCACTCTATTCGCTCAGGCTACGGTCGATGCTTTGTGTCCTTGCGGCATTACCGTCGAAATTCGTACCATGGATTGGATTGAACAGCAGCGTCTCAACTCGTTCTTGATGATCGCCAAGGGCAGCTGTGAGCCACCGGTTCTGATGGAGATAAGCTATTGCGGCACCTCACCCGAGGATAAACCCATTCTATTTCTGGCCAAGGGCATCACATTCAACTCTGGTGGTATCAACTTGCGTCCATGCAAGGACATGGATGAATATCGTGGCTGTATGTCCGGAGCTGCTTCTGCTGTGGCCATGATGCGTTGCTGTGCCGCCTTGTCGCTGCCGATTAATGTCGTTTGCGTTATTCCATTGTGCGAGAACATGCCCTCGGGCATGGCCTGCAAACCGGGCGATGTCTGCACATTGCTGAATGCACGATCTATGGCAGTGCGTGATTTGGACAAGGCTGGCGTTGTCGTCATGGCCGACCCATTGCTCTATGGGCAAGAGGCATACAAGCCACGTCTCGTTGTCGATGTGGCCACCTTGGGTGAGGGTGTTAAGAAAGCGTTCGGCGGCGGCGCTACTGGCATATTCTCCAATTCACATTACATTTGGAAGCAGTTCCAAGCAGCCGGTTCTCTTACTGGAGACCGTGTGTGGAGATTGCCATTGTGGAATTACTTTAAAAAGCAAGTCACTGATGAACTTGGCTATGATATTAGCAATGATGGACGTGGCCTGGCCAGTTCCTGCCTGGCAGCTGCTGTCCTCCATGAGCTGGTGCCATGCGTGGATTGGGTGCATTTGGATACCCGTGGCACAGGACTGCTAAGCAAATATGGACTTATACCATATCTATCGGCTAACCGTATGACTGGACGTCCCACCCGCACCTTGGTGCAATTCGTCTACCAGATGGCATGTCCCGCCGAGCAAAAATAA